The following are encoded together in the Zingiber officinale cultivar Zhangliang chromosome 8A, Zo_v1.1, whole genome shotgun sequence genome:
- the LOC122009323 gene encoding RGS1-HXK1-interacting protein 1-like isoform X1 gives MAAIADSSNGSHDGSAARVENKGADGSSPAAPWIEHTLRGAEDLKQAVTAAAETAFQVAGSSADEITKTVTSSAVSAMQSAGSSLSWAFLAYSETLDVAKDKIQVARDHYAATEEMAVAKIKEGIIEAATHPAMSCGIAAGLGLVLLKRPRRYLIRNTRRIFVSEESLLSSAEAKVKELQQSVNMVTNESKKLEDRATRALDEIKRGQRTLMEEGRQIQMQLNATNPVEKELMSLKDSLIELPKADASRYRSEVSAIASQIKQERKSLHGALSRIIDHGIPL, from the exons ATGGCGGCGATCGCCGACTCCAGCAATGGCTCCCACGACGGGTCGGCCGCGCGCGTGGAGAACAAGGGCGCGGATGGTTCCAGCCCCGCTGCACCTTGGATCGAGCACACCCTCCGCGGAGCGGAGGATCTCAAGCAAGCAGTCACCGCCGCCGCCGAGACCGCCTTCCAGGTCGCCGGATCCTCCGCCGATGAGATCACCAAAACCGTCACCTCGTCCGCGGTCTCCGCCATGCAGTCGGCCGGCTCGTCCCTGTCATGGGCTTTCTTGGCCTACTCGGAAACCCTCGACGTAGCCAAA GACAAGATTCAAGTGGCGAGAGATCATTATGCTGCTACCGAAGAAATGGCAGTGGCGAAGATCAAAG AGGGTATCATTGAGGCTGCAACTCATCCGGCCATGTCTTGCGGAATTGCTGCAGGCTTGGGGCTTGTCCTACTCAAAA GACCTAGACGATATCTGATCCGCAACACTAGGCGTATCTTCGTGAGTGAAGAG TCTTTGCTATCTAGTGCTGAGGCGAAAGTTAAGGAGTTGCAACAATCCGTGAACATGGTTACAAATGAAAGCAAGAAGTTGGAG GATAGAGCTACACGAGCGCTAGACGAAATCAAAAGAGGGCAGAGAACGCTTAT GGAAGAAGGACGACAAATCCAGATGCAATTAAATGCTACAAATCCTGTTGAAAAAGAACTTATGT CCCTGAAAGACAGCCTAATTGAACTTCCAAAGGCAGATGCTTCTCGATACCGTTCCGAG GTTTCTGCCATTGCTTCTCAAATCAAGCAAGAACGGAAATCTCTGCATGGTGCCCTCTCAAGGATCATCGATCATGGAATTCCTTTGTGA
- the LOC122009323 gene encoding RGS1-HXK1-interacting protein 1-like isoform X2, whose product MAAIADSSNGSSLSWAFLAYSETLDVAKDKIQVARDHYAATEEMAVAKIKEGIIEAATHPAMSCGIAAGLGLVLLKRPRRYLIRNTRRIFVSEESLLSSAEAKVKELQQSVNMVTNESKKLEDRATRALDEIKRGQRTLMEEGRQIQMQLNATNPVEKELMSLKDSLIELPKADASRYRSEVSAIASQIKQERKSLHGALSRIIDHGIPL is encoded by the exons ATGGCGGCGATCGCCGACTCCAGCAAT GGCTCGTCCCTGTCATGGGCTTTCTTGGCCTACTCGGAAACCCTCGACGTAGCCAAA GACAAGATTCAAGTGGCGAGAGATCATTATGCTGCTACCGAAGAAATGGCAGTGGCGAAGATCAAAG AGGGTATCATTGAGGCTGCAACTCATCCGGCCATGTCTTGCGGAATTGCTGCAGGCTTGGGGCTTGTCCTACTCAAAA GACCTAGACGATATCTGATCCGCAACACTAGGCGTATCTTCGTGAGTGAAGAG TCTTTGCTATCTAGTGCTGAGGCGAAAGTTAAGGAGTTGCAACAATCCGTGAACATGGTTACAAATGAAAGCAAGAAGTTGGAG GATAGAGCTACACGAGCGCTAGACGAAATCAAAAGAGGGCAGAGAACGCTTAT GGAAGAAGGACGACAAATCCAGATGCAATTAAATGCTACAAATCCTGTTGAAAAAGAACTTATGT CCCTGAAAGACAGCCTAATTGAACTTCCAAAGGCAGATGCTTCTCGATACCGTTCCGAG GTTTCTGCCATTGCTTCTCAAATCAAGCAAGAACGGAAATCTCTGCATGGTGCCCTCTCAAGGATCATCGATCATGGAATTCCTTTGTGA
- the LOC122009324 gene encoding uncharacterized protein LOC122009324, which produces MMLRRRTASLAPFLSNLNRSTTSSPSFSRIVISPRLSSSASASFSTEQAAGVGNSAGTRKKRSLGRQLCQVGLISLAGGFFLSGINDIAIFHGCSSKAIEKASQNQQIVESLGLPIVRGPWYDASFAVGYRRQSVSSTFPVSGPHGTGIFELKALRQGEDTTFSFLKHRDWDILILEALLHVPSNNEKQQTIRVSVTGDCSSIDATSECIQCKLPESPATPEK; this is translated from the exons ATGATGCTACGCCGGCGGACTGCGTCTCTCGCTCCCTTCCTCTCCAATCTCAACAGATCGACTACCTCCTCTCCCTCCTTTTCGAGAATCGTCATCTCGCCTCGCCT TTCTTCCTCGGCATCCGCTTCCTTTTCTACGGAACAGGCGGCGGGCGTCGGCAACAGTGCAGGGACTAGAAAAAAGAGGTCTCTGGGGCGGCAGCTGTGCCAGGTTGGGTTGATTAGCCTTGCGGGTGGGTTTTTTCTCAGTGGCATCAACGATATAGCTATCTTCCATGGATGCAGCAG TAAAGCAATTGAAAAAGCTAGCCAGAATCAACAGATAGTGGAGTCGCTAGGGCTGCCAATTGTAAGGGGTCCATGGTATGATGCTTCTTTTGCAGTAGGTTATAGGCGACAGTCAGTGTCTTCCACATTTCCTGTTTCTGGACCGCATGGAACtggcatttttgagttgaaggCACTTCGTCAAGGAG AGGACACAACCTTCTCATTCTTAAAGCACCGTGACTGGGATATACTGATCCTGGAGGCTCTCCTTCATGTTCCTTCCAACAACGAGAAGCAGCAGACAATACGAGTAAGTGTCACAGGCGATTGCTCGTCAATCGATGCTACATCTGAGTGTATTCAGTGCAAACTCCCAGAGTCTCCTGCTACACCAGAGAAGTGA
- the LOC122009325 gene encoding 3-ketoacyl-CoA thiolase 2, peroxisomal-like, producing the protein MEKAINRQRVLLQHLQPSTAASAPLISASACAAGDSAAYQRTSCFGDDVVIVAAYRTAICKSKRGGFKDTYPEELLSAVLKALLDKTKLNPNEVGDIVVGSVLAPGSQRATECRMAAFYAGFPETVPVRTVNRQCSSGLQAVADVAAAIKAGFYDIGIGAGLESMTANAMAWDGSVNPKLNEFKQAQDCLLPMGITSENVAQRYGVTRIEQDQAAVESHKKAAAATAAGKFREEIVPVTTKIVDPKTGEEKQVTISVDDGIRPETSLSTLAKLKPVFKKDGSTTAGNSSQVSDGAGAVLLMRRDVAMQRGLPIIGVFRSFVAVGVDPAVMGIGPAVAIPAAVKSAGLQIEDIDLFEINEAFASQYTYCCKKLELDPTKVNVNGGALALGHPLGATGARCVSTLLNEMKRRGKDCRFGIVSMCIGSGMGAAAVFERGDAVDELTNAKRIQSHNLLSKDAK; encoded by the exons ATGGAGAAGGCGATCAATCGGCAGCGAGTCCTGCTTCAGCACCTCCAGCCATCAACTGCTGCTTCTGCGCCTTTGATCTCG GCATCTGCATGTGCTGCTGGCGATAGCGCTGCTTACCAGAGGACCTCTTGCTTTGGGGACGACGTTGTTATTGTTGC TGCTTACCGAACTGCAATTTGTAAGTCCAAGCGAGGGGGTTTCAAGGATACATACCCTGAGGAGCTTCTTTCTGCTGTTCTGAAG GCTTTGTTGGATAAGACTAAGCTCAATCCAAATGAAGTGGGGGACATTGTGGTTGGTAGTGTTCTGGCACCAGGCTCCCAAAGAGCCACTGAATGCAGGATGGCTGCATTCTATGCTGGTTTTCCTG AAACTGTCCCAGTTAGAACTGTCAACAGGCAGTGCTCGTCAGGGCTTCAGGCAGTTGCTGACGTTGCTGCTGCTATCAAAGCTGGATTCTATGATATAG GGATAGGTGCTGGCTTAGAATCCATGACTGCAAATGCAATGGCTTGGGATGGTTCAGTAAATCCAAAA TTGAATGAGTTTAAACAAGCCCAAGATTGTCTGCTTCCCATGGGAATTACTTCAGAGAATGTAGCACAACGCTATGGGGTGACAAGGATAGAACAAGATCAGGCTGCT GTTGAGTCTCATAAGAAAGCTGCTGCTGCTACTGCTGCTGGTAAATTTAGGGAGGAAATTGTTCCAGTGACGACAAAG ATTGTAGACCCAAAAACTGGCGAGGAAAAGCAAGTGACCATTTCTGTTGATGATGGTATTCGGCCAGAGACATCTCTCTCTACTTTGGCAAAGCTAAAACCAGTATTTAAAAAGGATGGAAGTACAACTGCTg GCAACTCAAGCCAAGTAAGTGATGGTGCTGGAGCTGTCCTCTTGATGAGGAGGGATGTAGCAATGCAGAGGGGACTTCCAATTATTGGTGTTTTCAG GAGTTTTGTTGCAGTTGGAGTAGACCCTGCTGTGATGGGTATTGGTCCAGCAGTTGCAATTCCAGCAGCAGTAAAATCTGCTGGTCTTCAGATTGAGGACATCGACTTGTTTGAAATAAATGAG GCTTTTGCATCTCAATACACATATTGCTGCAAGAAACTGGAACTGGATCCAACAAAAGTGAATGTTAATGGAGGTGCTCTTGCTCTCGGTCACCCCTTGGGCGCAACAG GTGCCCGCTGTGTGAGCACACTTCTAAATGAAATGAAGCGCAGAGGCAAAGATTGCCGGTTCGGGATCGTCTCAATGTGCATAG GTAGTGGAATGGGTGCTGCTGCTGTCTTCGAACGCGGTGATGCTGTGGATGAACTTACCAATGCCAAGAGGATCCAGTCCCACAACTTACTATCCAAGGATGCCAAATAG